In Desulfomonile tiedjei, the following proteins share a genomic window:
- a CDS encoding restriction endonuclease, with protein MIDFTEIDARQGIRFEQFVQALLRALGWTIDTGAGVGPDGGRDIIATQNESTATGRSRSLRFVVQGKHYAAGGRAVSPTEIDHFDLMPARHNCDGWLLVTSTHLTRNAVDLIEAARINDPRHDFDYWDSGHLRQFLMREECHGVFAEYLPASYARFAHILSPSPAEIRSLASEWLAARNDRGDSFSFDNDSDNSLLGLVLKHGQTLHDLRSLLADEPLSEEFMAVWQSILRRGTDRAPGVVLLNGLRRLQQLRQKGLPERARHCLVSAEISMMSEHRHYKRRYWGEFVVYNGTAPEWTAVQATTGNAYMPPLQLCGALFAFFCAEPGQAASGLVRRGTVSSIPFMGSFSIESTIPLEGAFMPPLDFEVMTDPGSDPVVIACFGFSEFPGQWNMLA; from the coding sequence ATGATAGATTTCACCGAGATTGACGCAAGGCAGGGTATACGTTTTGAACAGTTTGTCCAGGCCCTTCTCCGCGCGCTGGGCTGGACCATTGATACGGGCGCTGGCGTAGGGCCGGATGGTGGGCGGGACATAATTGCTACCCAGAATGAATCAACGGCAACAGGACGAAGCCGCAGCCTGCGGTTTGTAGTTCAGGGCAAGCACTACGCGGCAGGTGGACGAGCCGTGTCGCCGACTGAAATTGACCATTTTGACCTCATGCCGGCGAGGCATAACTGCGATGGCTGGCTTTTGGTCACTTCAACGCATTTGACTCGCAACGCGGTTGATCTCATTGAAGCGGCAAGAATAAATGATCCCAGACACGATTTCGACTATTGGGATAGTGGACACCTTCGACAGTTCCTGATGCGCGAAGAGTGTCACGGAGTGTTTGCCGAGTATCTACCCGCTAGCTATGCACGTTTTGCTCATATTCTCAGCCCGTCACCTGCGGAGATTAGATCACTCGCCAGTGAATGGCTCGCGGCTCGCAACGATCGAGGTGACTCATTTTCTTTCGACAATGACTCCGATAACTCGCTACTCGGCTTAGTGCTCAAACATGGACAAACACTACACGATCTTCGATCCCTTCTGGCGGACGAACCGCTGTCCGAAGAGTTTATGGCGGTATGGCAATCGATTCTTCGCCGTGGAACGGATAGGGCCCCGGGTGTGGTTCTTCTCAACGGGCTGCGCAGGCTTCAGCAATTGAGACAGAAAGGACTTCCTGAGCGTGCGCGTCATTGTCTAGTTTCTGCCGAAATCTCAATGATGTCTGAGCATCGTCATTACAAGCGACGTTACTGGGGCGAATTCGTGGTTTATAATGGCACTGCCCCGGAATGGACAGCGGTCCAGGCCACGACTGGGAATGCCTACATGCCGCCCCTTCAGCTTTGCGGAGCCCTGTTTGCCTTCTTCTGTGCCGAACCTGGCCAAGCTGCGTCGGGTCTTGTGCGCAGGGGGACTGTGTCGAGCATACCCTTCATGGGGAGCTTCTCTATCGAGTCGACAATTCCGCTGGAGGGCGCTTTCATGCCTCCACTAGACTTCGAAGTCATGACCGATCCGGGTAGCGACCCTGTAGTCATCGCGTGTTTCGGATTCAGTGAATTTCCGGGTCAATGGAACATGCTGGCCTAG
- a CDS encoding response regulator, producing MDTKKILYGKKLLIVDDEPDVLQVLTEMLEMCKIDTATTFEDGKKLLEAIDYDCAVLDIMGVKGFELLEIAKKRGIPALMLTAHALTEESLDRSAREGASYFAPKELMHQIDLFVADVLQASESKKNPWVRWTERLGGFYDKRFVGTDWQKKEQEFWKKFLKEYSGL from the coding sequence ATGGATACCAAGAAGATTCTCTATGGCAAAAAGTTACTCATCGTCGATGATGAGCCCGATGTCCTGCAAGTGCTGACCGAAATGCTCGAAATGTGCAAAATCGACACTGCTACTACCTTTGAAGACGGAAAGAAGTTGCTTGAGGCCATTGACTATGACTGCGCAGTACTCGACATCATGGGTGTGAAAGGGTTCGAATTGCTGGAGATAGCAAAAAAGAGGGGCATCCCTGCCCTTATGCTTACCGCGCACGCCTTGACCGAAGAGAGCCTCGACAGATCAGCCCGAGAAGGCGCCTCCTATTTTGCGCCAAAGGAACTCATGCACCAGATAGATCTCTTCGTCGCGGACGTGCTCCAAGCGTCAGAAAGCAAGAAGAACCCGTGGGTGAGGTGGACTGAACGTTTGGGCGGTTTCTACGACAAGAGGTTCGTCGGCACAGACTGGCAGAAAAAGGAGCAAGAGTTCTGGAAAAAGTTCCTCAAGGAATACTCGGGCCTGTAA
- a CDS encoding transposase, whose amino-acid sequence MKYDSERHNRRSIRLMDYDYSQSGAYFVTICTTDRASVLGEISDGQVSLNELGEIVAETWQWLERHYEYLELDEWLVMPNHLHAIVVIGDSLCRGASGSALIPGGSRTAPTAARRKPLGRLIGSFKTVSTKQINEIRKSPGMGLWQRNYYEHVIRSEKSLNAIREYIEANPFHWQDDPENPDGVG is encoded by the coding sequence ATGAAATATGATTCGGAAAGGCACAATCGGCGCTCGATTCGCTTGATGGATTACGACTATTCGCAATCCGGTGCCTATTTTGTCACGATTTGCACGACGGACCGGGCCTCCGTTTTGGGCGAAATATCGGACGGGCAGGTTTCATTGAATGAATTGGGAGAGATCGTTGCTGAAACATGGCAATGGCTCGAACGACATTATGAATACCTGGAATTGGATGAATGGTTGGTGATGCCTAACCACCTGCACGCCATTGTCGTGATCGGAGACAGCCTGTGTAGGGGCGCTTCGGGAAGCGCCCTGATTCCGGGCGGTTCACGAACCGCCCCTACAGCGGCCCGGCGCAAACCTCTGGGCCGTTTGATCGGGTCATTCAAGACAGTTTCCACGAAGCAGATAAATGAAATCCGGAAAAGCCCTGGTATGGGCCTCTGGCAGCGCAACTACTACGAGCACGTCATCCGCAGCGAGAAATCGCTGAACGCTATCCGAGAATATATCGAGGCAAATCCATTCCACTGGCAAGACGACCCGGAGAACCCGGATGGTGTCGGGTAA
- a CDS encoding ABC transporter substrate-binding protein, whose translation MRLQMKFFVVGMICLAFTCPAFAADVPGVTDKEVVLGVTTPLSGPAALWGVTGLGMKAWADHVNDQGGVHGRKIKLIIKDDAYNPTRGLANLQEMKGQVFAFCGVLGTAACHAAKDFFADNKIPLVTAYANVRIWPELPAEKRKYIFISYPDYREEAVHLTKYAVEKLGTKKIALFYQNDDYGKNAMQGLNDALAAMPGKAEVVTTVPFEMGERALAVHAMKLKESGADTLVIYPTPTHGALILKEIAKIDYRPKILFSFPLGDPIMYTFAGDVWEGSYISLPGNVSMPGVEPEADKVAEILVKYDPKIKGKEYLGLFGATSMMQLVEGLKNAGRDLTVEGFIKGMEKIKDFTPEGGGAPITYGPERRHGQNAVRIGRAEKGKHVPLEKFVLFKPLF comes from the coding sequence ATGCGTTTGCAAATGAAGTTCTTCGTGGTTGGGATGATCTGCCTGGCCTTCACCTGTCCGGCATTTGCTGCGGATGTCCCGGGAGTGACCGACAAAGAGGTTGTGCTGGGCGTGACAACTCCCTTGTCAGGACCTGCGGCGCTCTGGGGAGTAACCGGTCTGGGGATGAAAGCGTGGGCGGACCACGTCAACGACCAGGGAGGGGTCCATGGCCGCAAAATCAAGCTGATCATCAAGGATGACGCCTACAACCCCACGCGAGGTCTGGCCAATCTCCAGGAGATGAAGGGGCAGGTCTTCGCGTTCTGCGGAGTGCTCGGCACAGCCGCGTGTCATGCGGCCAAGGACTTCTTCGCTGACAACAAGATTCCTTTGGTCACAGCGTACGCCAACGTCCGGATTTGGCCGGAACTGCCCGCGGAAAAGAGGAAGTACATTTTCATCTCATACCCGGACTACCGGGAAGAGGCCGTGCACCTTACCAAGTACGCGGTGGAAAAGCTGGGAACCAAGAAGATTGCCCTGTTCTATCAGAACGACGACTATGGCAAGAATGCTATGCAGGGCCTCAATGATGCCCTTGCCGCAATGCCCGGCAAGGCGGAAGTCGTCACCACCGTCCCGTTTGAGATGGGCGAAAGGGCCCTGGCGGTACACGCGATGAAGCTCAAGGAATCAGGTGCAGACACCCTGGTGATCTATCCCACGCCCACCCATGGAGCGCTCATACTCAAAGAGATCGCCAAGATCGATTACCGGCCGAAGATCCTGTTCTCGTTCCCTCTGGGTGATCCGATCATGTACACTTTCGCGGGTGATGTTTGGGAAGGGAGCTATATTTCGCTTCCGGGTAACGTGAGCATGCCGGGGGTGGAGCCCGAAGCTGACAAGGTGGCTGAAATCCTCGTGAAATACGATCCGAAGATCAAAGGCAAGGAATACCTGGGCCTTTTTGGGGCCACTTCCATGATGCAGCTCGTGGAAGGTCTGAAAAACGCGGGCCGAGATCTCACCGTGGAAGGTTTTATCAAGGGCATGGAGAAGATCAAGGATTTCACACCCGAAGGTGGAGGCGCTCCGATAACATACGGTCCTGAACGCCGCCACGGCCAGAACGCCGTCAGGATAGGCAGAGCGGAAAAGGGCAAGCACGTGCCCCTGGAGAAGTTCGTACTATTCAAGCCGCTGTTCTAG
- a CDS encoding aromatic ring hydroxylase produces MLISSEEWVQRQLRLKKNIYMGGELVGRDHPLIVPGRNVIAMTYDMAMNPKYKGICTATSHLDGSEINRWCNLHLTVEDLLTKQKSTRCGIHNCGFCMQRCMGNDGLNALCIVTKELDEKYNSDYHQRYQEYLRYFQKNDITSALAQTDPKGDRTKRPADQDDPDMYLRVVEKNKDGIVVKGAKLHITMGVYSDEVIVLPTRTMREEEKDYAVAFAVPADIDGLYFLNRASAPRSRKRFTAPMTQYGSSDALTVFDNVFVPWERVFMCGEYAEAGRLALLFANYHRHAYCGCKPGVTDVIMGFTELVAEYSGIEKAQHVRHELADLIAVAELIYAAGIASSVNATKSSSGVMIPDPIYSNVGRRLAGENIYHEHNVLVAIAGGLPATLPFEDEFINEETAPFLRKYLSRKKGISSEDIHRCFRSISDLTCSGFGAVWQIGGVHGGGSPIMETIAILSNYNLKEKAEIAKYLAGIERSGEDGSEIFNGEKKNLERFKEHLRIYRDV; encoded by the coding sequence ATGCTCATTTCATCGGAAGAGTGGGTACAAAGACAGCTCAGGCTGAAAAAGAACATCTACATGGGAGGCGAGCTGGTCGGCAGGGATCATCCTCTCATCGTGCCGGGAAGAAACGTCATAGCCATGACGTACGACATGGCTATGAATCCCAAGTACAAGGGTATTTGCACAGCAACTTCCCACCTGGACGGCAGTGAAATCAACCGCTGGTGCAATCTGCACTTGACCGTTGAGGATCTGCTCACAAAACAGAAATCCACCAGGTGCGGCATTCACAACTGCGGGTTCTGCATGCAACGATGCATGGGCAACGACGGACTCAATGCGCTTTGCATAGTCACTAAAGAGCTGGACGAAAAATATAACTCCGATTACCACCAAAGGTATCAGGAGTATCTCAGGTACTTTCAAAAGAACGATATCACCTCGGCCCTCGCTCAGACCGACCCTAAAGGCGACCGCACAAAGAGGCCAGCGGATCAGGACGATCCGGACATGTACCTCAGGGTCGTGGAGAAAAACAAGGACGGGATAGTGGTGAAGGGCGCAAAGCTTCATATCACCATGGGCGTCTATTCGGACGAAGTTATTGTGCTCCCCACGAGAACGATGAGAGAAGAAGAAAAGGACTACGCTGTCGCATTCGCTGTCCCGGCCGATATTGACGGCCTCTATTTCCTCAACCGAGCTTCCGCTCCGAGGTCCCGAAAACGCTTCACCGCTCCCATGACGCAATACGGCAGCTCCGACGCTCTCACCGTTTTCGATAATGTGTTCGTGCCCTGGGAGCGAGTCTTCATGTGCGGAGAGTATGCCGAGGCAGGCCGTCTGGCGCTCCTTTTCGCCAACTATCACAGGCATGCGTACTGCGGGTGCAAACCTGGAGTGACGGACGTAATCATGGGATTCACCGAGCTTGTCGCGGAGTACAGCGGAATCGAAAAAGCCCAGCACGTGAGGCACGAGCTTGCAGACCTAATCGCTGTCGCGGAGTTGATTTATGCCGCTGGGATAGCAAGCTCGGTCAATGCCACGAAGTCATCGTCCGGTGTGATGATTCCCGATCCGATTTATTCCAACGTCGGGAGAAGACTCGCGGGTGAAAATATTTATCACGAACACAATGTCCTTGTTGCCATTGCTGGCGGCCTCCCGGCCACCCTTCCCTTTGAAGACGAATTCATCAACGAGGAGACCGCGCCCTTTCTCAGGAAATACCTGAGCAGAAAGAAGGGGATTTCTTCGGAAGACATTCATCGCTGCTTCAGGAGCATTAGTGACCTGACGTGCTCGGGGTTCGGCGCGGTCTGGCAGATCGGAGGCGTCCACGGAGGAGGCTCGCCTATCATGGAAACCATCGCGATATTGTCAAACTACAACCTGAAGGAGAAGGCGGAAATTGCCAAATATCTGGCAGGCATAGAGCGATCGGGAGAGGATGGGTCGGAGATCTTCAACGGCGAAAAGAAAAACCTGGAAAGATTCAAGGAACACCTACGGATTTATCGAGATGTGTAG
- a CDS encoding ABC transporter substrate-binding protein: MKRLFLVSLSLCLAVTLLSPAQGDDKPIKLGAMFISSGPLGGYGINAQRAIDMAAEEINGTGGVLGRKLVALFGDTRLKPEVAGELAEKFIGEEKVDFLMGPTSSAVALSLSEIARKHKKILIVTQAATDTVTGAKFNPYLFSTLSNVMMHSRAGAYYMASKPFKKWMCIGPDYNYGHESWRLFREKLQELKPEVEIVGETFPKLMAKDYSAHIEQIIKAKPDAVWCPLWGQDAVDFIKQAKQAKLFEGIKFAFPVGAALETLVPLGKETPAGLFMASRYFFTTPDSEENRAFVKKYHEKYKEYPDYMAEETYAGVYFIKAAVERAGTTDPEAIIKAVETEPLAWLTPEGWKIMRPHDHQVVEDVVWGETMFNEKYGFAVLTNIQSIQGEQICRTPEELKKVNRNP, translated from the coding sequence ATGAAGAGACTGTTTCTTGTTTCTTTGAGTTTGTGCCTTGCGGTAACTCTTCTCAGTCCAGCTCAGGGGGACGACAAACCGATCAAACTGGGAGCGATGTTCATAAGCTCCGGTCCGCTCGGAGGTTATGGCATTAATGCCCAGCGCGCCATAGATATGGCTGCAGAAGAGATCAATGGGACAGGTGGAGTTCTGGGTAGGAAGCTTGTGGCATTATTCGGAGACACTAGATTGAAACCGGAGGTTGCGGGGGAACTCGCTGAGAAATTCATCGGCGAGGAGAAAGTGGACTTTCTTATGGGACCGACCTCCAGCGCCGTAGCGCTGTCTCTGTCAGAAATTGCCCGAAAGCACAAGAAGATCCTCATTGTGACGCAAGCCGCCACCGACACCGTGACGGGAGCCAAGTTCAATCCTTACCTTTTTAGTACCCTAAGCAACGTAATGATGCATTCCCGCGCAGGCGCGTATTACATGGCTTCAAAACCCTTCAAGAAGTGGATGTGCATCGGACCCGACTACAACTATGGCCACGAATCCTGGCGTCTGTTCAGGGAAAAACTCCAGGAGCTAAAACCTGAGGTAGAAATCGTGGGCGAGACGTTTCCAAAGCTGATGGCCAAGGATTACTCCGCGCACATAGAACAGATCATCAAAGCAAAGCCGGATGCCGTCTGGTGCCCCTTGTGGGGTCAAGACGCGGTGGACTTCATCAAGCAGGCCAAGCAAGCCAAGCTGTTCGAGGGGATCAAGTTCGCCTTTCCTGTGGGGGCAGCTCTGGAGACGCTAGTCCCGCTTGGCAAAGAGACCCCGGCCGGACTGTTCATGGCGTCACGGTATTTTTTCACAACTCCCGACTCTGAGGAGAACCGGGCATTCGTAAAGAAATACCACGAGAAATATAAAGAGTACCCTGACTACATGGCTGAAGAGACTTACGCAGGAGTGTACTTTATTAAGGCAGCCGTGGAGCGTGCGGGGACCACGGATCCTGAGGCGATAATCAAGGCAGTTGAAACAGAGCCCCTCGCCTGGCTGACCCCGGAGGGCTGGAAGATCATGCGGCCACATGACCATCAGGTGGTAGAAGACGTTGTGTGGGGTGAAACCATGTTCAATGAAAAGTACGGCTTCGCTGTGCTCACGAATATCCAGTCCATACAGGGCGAACAGATATGCCGCACCCCTGAAGAACTCAAGAAGGTGAACAGAAATCCGTGA
- a CDS encoding PilZ domain-containing protein, producing the protein MSPKKTIQARDIVIDIRGGMTDAELMEKYGLSAKGLASAFEKLVNSRIMTVEEVYGQCRSGSDTVIIDDVRSCPRHLLTVAVPIYESEKPQKKGKLRDITERGLGIIGLESRIGEVKGLVIPCRGFLDADHIWFEAECMWAEAGKTPEEWAGGFQITKISKEDLKRLRELIRFLTLG; encoded by the coding sequence ATGTCACCCAAGAAAACTATTCAAGCCAGAGACATTGTCATTGACATTCGCGGCGGCATGACGGACGCGGAACTAATGGAAAAATACGGTCTTTCGGCAAAGGGACTGGCAAGCGCTTTCGAGAAGCTGGTCAACAGCAGGATCATGACGGTGGAAGAAGTCTATGGCCAATGTCGTTCCGGAAGCGACACGGTAATCATTGATGACGTGCGGTCGTGCCCGAGACATTTGTTGACGGTTGCGGTCCCCATCTATGAATCTGAAAAGCCGCAAAAAAAAGGGAAACTGCGCGACATTACGGAACGAGGCCTCGGGATCATCGGCCTTGAATCCAGGATCGGCGAGGTCAAAGGGCTGGTGATCCCGTGTCGGGGATTTCTCGATGCAGACCATATTTGGTTCGAAGCTGAATGCATGTGGGCCGAGGCCGGAAAGACACCCGAAGAATGGGCCGGCGGCTTTCAGATAACCAAGATATCAAAGGAAGACTTGAAGCGCCTACGAGAATTGATTCGATTTCTGACACTCGGGTGA
- a CDS encoding PAS domain-containing protein, whose translation MVHGALEIGDFVKSVLDAMPSPIFIVDDDLRIMAANESAARMLSDDPALVIRTRAGEVLGCVHSTDSIEGCGRAEKCRECIVRNSVHLSLNGRQVIRNRATMERVTADGVSIIHLLVTAAPLDYQGEKLVVLVLEDISELTELRAILPICSNCKKIRNEDEYWENVENYLKEHLDVDLSHGLCPDCARKLYTDLFKPR comes from the coding sequence ATGGTGCACGGCGCTTTGGAAATCGGCGATTTTGTCAAGAGTGTCTTGGACGCGATGCCCTCGCCTATATTCATCGTTGACGACGATCTCAGGATAATGGCAGCGAACGAGTCAGCCGCCCGGATGTTGTCCGATGACCCGGCACTGGTGATTCGTACCCGAGCAGGCGAGGTCCTGGGTTGCGTCCACTCCACGGATTCTATTGAAGGTTGTGGCAGAGCGGAAAAGTGCCGGGAGTGCATAGTCAGGAATTCGGTGCACCTCTCTCTGAACGGTCGCCAAGTGATTCGGAACAGGGCTACTATGGAACGGGTGACAGCCGACGGCGTGTCAATCATTCATCTCCTGGTCACAGCAGCGCCTTTGGACTATCAAGGTGAAAAACTCGTGGTACTTGTGCTTGAAGATATTAGTGAACTAACGGAACTCAGGGCGATTCTCCCCATCTGCTCAAACTGCAAAAAAATCCGAAATGAAGATGAGTATTGGGAGAATGTGGAGAACTACTTGAAGGAGCATCTGGACGTGGATCTCAGCCACGGGCTCTGTCCCGATTGTGCTCGGAAATTGTACACGGATTTGTTCAAACCCAGATAG
- a CDS encoding tyrosine recombinase XerC, with translation MFIRHLETEKLRSKETVRAYTADLEDFKAYLASCHGRELSHVESIDTFHIRGFLAARFGKIKKVSLGRKLAGVRTFFRFLVREGIVPKNPAVGIRAPKREKPLPKALSVDDVDRFFSRNSDMAKRDLAIFELLYSSGLRVGELTSLRVQDLDLSNGWVRVIGKGNKERYVPVGSRAVAAVQDYLPCRAVLEKKSCILTTDRALFLNSRGGPLSSRSIRRILKVSLNSACLARDASPHTFRHSFATHLLNAGADLRSIQELMGHASLSTTQRYTKVDLGRLMEVYDKAHPRSGSVKKEK, from the coding sequence CTGTTCATTCGGCATCTGGAAACTGAGAAACTCCGCTCCAAGGAAACCGTTCGCGCTTACACGGCCGATCTCGAGGATTTCAAGGCCTATCTGGCTTCCTGTCATGGCCGGGAACTTTCACATGTGGAAAGTATCGACACTTTTCACATCAGAGGATTCCTGGCAGCTCGCTTCGGCAAGATCAAGAAGGTCAGCCTTGGACGGAAGCTCGCCGGAGTGAGGACGTTCTTCCGATTTCTCGTGCGAGAAGGTATCGTGCCCAAGAACCCCGCGGTCGGCATCCGCGCGCCGAAGCGCGAAAAACCCTTGCCCAAGGCCTTGAGCGTCGATGATGTCGATCGTTTTTTCTCCCGCAATTCTGACATGGCGAAGCGGGACCTTGCCATATTTGAGCTTCTTTATTCCTCCGGTCTGCGCGTCGGAGAACTGACGTCGCTGAGGGTCCAAGATTTGGATTTAAGCAACGGATGGGTTCGCGTAATAGGAAAGGGGAACAAAGAGCGATACGTGCCGGTGGGATCTCGTGCCGTGGCTGCTGTCCAGGATTACTTACCGTGTCGCGCGGTGTTGGAGAAAAAAAGCTGTATTCTTACCACCGATCGCGCTTTGTTTCTTAATTCCCGCGGAGGACCGTTGTCTTCACGTAGCATTAGACGTATACTCAAGGTGTCCCTGAACTCGGCATGTCTGGCAAGAGATGCTTCACCGCATACTTTTCGCCATTCGTTTGCTACACATCTGCTTAATGCCGGCGCGGATTTGCGTTCAATCCAGGAATTAATGGGCCACGCGAGTCTGTCCACCACGCAGCGTTACACAAAAGTGGATCTGGGACGGTTGATGGAGGTTTACGACAAAGCGCACCCCCGCAGCGGTTCAGTGAAGAAAGAGAAATAA
- the hslV gene encoding ATP-dependent protease subunit HslV, translating to MSKQQIRGTTILCVRRGNTVVMAGDGQVSLGETVVKHSARKVRRLGKGDGVLAGFAGSTADALTLLEKFEQMLEKYANNLTRAAVELAKEWRTDRMLRRLEALLIVADAEKTLLLSGTGDVVEPDDGIIAIGSGGNFALAAARALVQHTDLPPVEIARVAMAIAAEICVYTNEKIVMEEL from the coding sequence ATGAGCAAACAGCAAATTCGCGGCACGACCATCTTGTGCGTCCGTCGCGGAAACACGGTTGTGATGGCCGGCGATGGGCAAGTATCTCTCGGCGAAACCGTGGTAAAACACTCCGCGCGGAAAGTGCGTCGTCTGGGGAAAGGCGACGGTGTCCTTGCGGGATTTGCCGGCTCCACTGCCGATGCTTTGACGCTGTTGGAAAAATTCGAACAGATGCTCGAAAAATACGCCAATAACCTTACGCGGGCAGCGGTGGAACTCGCTAAAGAGTGGCGAACGGACCGGATGCTGAGACGCCTGGAGGCGCTGCTCATTGTGGCCGATGCAGAGAAGACCCTGCTCTTGTCCGGCACCGGAGACGTGGTAGAGCCGGACGACGGGATCATAGCCATCGGTTCCGGCGGAAATTTCGCGCTGGCCGCTGCTCGGGCGCTGGTCCAGCACACGGACCTTCCGCCGGTTGAGATAGCGCGTGTGGCCATGGCCATTGCCGCGGAAATATGCGTATATACAAATGAAAAAATAGTGATGGAAGAACTTTAG
- the hslU gene encoding ATP-dependent protease ATPase subunit HslU: MDTFTPRNIVAELDKYIIGQHTAKRMVAIALRNRWRRTQVPEELREEIAPKNIIMIGPTGVGKTEIARRLAKLAQSPFLKVEASKFTEVGYVGRDVESMIRDLVEIGITLVKEEEYEMLRPKAEELAEDRLLDILLPVRSVRKPRRAQLAPAQQEQSEDLEVAQRTREKFRKMIRNGRLNDREVEIETQTSAIPVVEVFSPAGMEEMDINLKDMFSNIFPSKTKRRRVKVPEALQMLVQEELSRLIDTEKVTKMAKERVEQTGIVFIDELDKVAGSHSSMHGPDISREGVQRDLLPIIEGSTVNTKHGVVRTDHILFIAAGAFHVSKPSDLIPEIQGRFPLRAELSALTREDFVRILTEPKNALVRQYQELLKTEGVALDFQEDAVQEIASLAEEVNDRAENIGARRLHTIMEKLLEEVSFEAPDMNGVSVTVTAQMVREKLQDIVKSQDLSRYIL, encoded by the coding sequence ATGGATACTTTCACGCCTCGAAACATAGTTGCCGAACTGGACAAATACATCATAGGACAGCATACGGCCAAAAGGATGGTGGCGATAGCCCTCCGGAACCGCTGGCGACGCACACAGGTCCCGGAAGAGCTGCGCGAAGAAATAGCACCCAAAAACATAATCATGATTGGACCCACCGGTGTCGGCAAGACCGAGATTGCTCGCAGGTTGGCAAAACTGGCGCAGTCACCCTTCCTAAAGGTTGAGGCTTCCAAATTTACAGAGGTCGGTTATGTGGGGCGAGATGTCGAATCCATGATCAGGGACCTGGTGGAAATAGGGATTACCCTGGTCAAAGAGGAAGAGTATGAAATGCTCCGCCCCAAAGCCGAAGAACTGGCCGAGGACAGGCTGCTCGACATACTCCTGCCCGTAAGGTCCGTCCGAAAACCTCGAAGGGCTCAATTGGCTCCGGCCCAACAGGAGCAAAGCGAAGACCTGGAGGTTGCCCAACGCACCCGCGAGAAATTCAGAAAGATGATCCGAAACGGCAGGCTCAACGACCGAGAAGTGGAGATCGAAACTCAGACCAGCGCTATCCCGGTTGTCGAGGTTTTTTCACCTGCGGGCATGGAGGAGATGGATATTAATCTCAAGGACATGTTCTCCAACATATTCCCGTCGAAGACCAAGCGCCGGAGAGTGAAAGTGCCCGAAGCGCTCCAGATGCTGGTCCAGGAGGAGCTGAGCAGGCTTATCGACACGGAAAAAGTTACCAAAATGGCCAAGGAGAGGGTGGAGCAAACCGGGATCGTGTTCATCGACGAGTTGGATAAGGTTGCGGGATCACACTCGTCCATGCACGGGCCGGACATCTCCCGTGAGGGTGTCCAGCGGGACCTGTTGCCCATAATAGAGGGCTCCACCGTGAACACAAAACATGGGGTGGTGCGGACGGATCATATACTTTTCATAGCAGCCGGTGCGTTCCACGTTTCCAAGCCGTCGGACTTGATCCCGGAAATTCAGGGTCGATTTCCCCTGCGCGCGGAACTGTCCGCTCTGACACGAGAAGACTTCGTTCGCATTCTCACCGAACCGAAGAACGCTCTTGTAAGGCAGTATCAGGAACTCCTCAAGACCGAAGGAGTCGCCTTGGACTTTCAGGAGGACGCGGTCCAGGAGATAGCCAGCTTAGCCGAGGAGGTAAACGACCGCGCGGAAAACATCGGCGCCAGACGTCTGCACACCATAATGGAAAAGCTGCTTGAGGAAGTGTCGTTCGAAGCCCCGGACATGAATGGTGTCAGCGTTACCGTGACAGCGCAAATGGTTCGGGAAAAGCTCCAAGACATAGTCAAAAGCCAAGACTTGAGCCGCTACATACTGTGA